The following proteins are encoded in a genomic region of Cyclonatronum proteinivorum:
- the fabD gene encoding ACP S-malonyltransferase: MSKTALLFPGQGSQKVGMGKAHYESDPVFRKVFDEANEILGFSLSEIMFEGPDESLRQTENTQPAIFLHSIALFKTLDLQADAVAGHSLGEFSALAAAGVLSFEDALRVVRKRGQLMQQAGTDNPGTMAAVIGMADEKVAEICKEASKGADDIVVPANYNCPGQLVISGHETAIDRALVLLKEQGCKIAKKLPVSGAFHSPLMQSAYDGLKAELDQVSFHTPSCPVYANYTARPTTSADEIKENLLSQLLNPVKWTQTLLQMKEDGLEAFTEVGPGNVLQGLVKRTLKGTAISGHQ; this comes from the coding sequence TTGAGTAAAACAGCACTCCTTTTTCCGGGACAAGGCTCTCAAAAAGTTGGGATGGGCAAAGCCCATTACGAGTCAGATCCGGTATTCAGGAAAGTTTTTGATGAAGCAAATGAAATACTTGGCTTCAGTCTCAGCGAAATTATGTTCGAAGGTCCGGATGAGTCGCTTCGTCAAACCGAGAACACGCAGCCCGCAATATTTCTGCATTCAATCGCCCTTTTCAAAACGCTTGATCTGCAGGCTGACGCCGTAGCAGGTCACAGCCTCGGCGAGTTTTCAGCACTTGCAGCTGCCGGGGTGCTTTCATTTGAAGACGCACTCCGTGTAGTAAGAAAACGGGGGCAATTAATGCAGCAGGCCGGAACCGATAACCCCGGTACAATGGCCGCTGTTATTGGTATGGCTGATGAAAAAGTGGCCGAAATCTGTAAAGAAGCCTCAAAAGGCGCTGACGATATCGTTGTTCCTGCAAACTACAACTGCCCCGGACAGCTCGTCATATCAGGTCATGAGACGGCAATAGACCGGGCTCTTGTGCTTCTTAAGGAGCAGGGATGTAAAATCGCTAAAAAACTCCCTGTAAGCGGTGCGTTCCACTCTCCTCTTATGCAGTCCGCCTATGACGGCCTCAAAGCGGAACTTGATCAGGTATCCTTTCATACCCCGTCCTGCCCGGTTTACGCCAATTATACCGCACGTCCGACAACCTCGGCTGATGAGATAAAAGAGAACCTCCTGAGTCAGCTTCTCAATCCGGTTAAATGGACCCAAACCCTTCTGCAGATGAAAGAAGACGGTTTGGAAGCATTTACCGAAGTTGGTCCCGGCAATGTACTGCAGGGTTTGGTAAAACGCACGCTGAAAGGCACCGCTATCAGCGGTCATCAGTAG
- the fabG gene encoding 3-oxoacyl-[acyl-carrier-protein] reductase: MFSLEGKSVLVTGGTRGIGKAIVLELAKAGADVAFTYARSAEAAETVKKEVESLGKKALSYQADAADATRAEEVIGDIVKTWGKLDVLVNNAGITKDTLIMRMNEQQWDDVITTNLKSVFNYSKHAVRPFMKAGAGSVINIGSVVGLSGNAGQTNYAASKAGIIGFSKSLAKELASRNIRVNVIAPGYIKTEMTGQLSDKVMDSIKASIPMGEAGDVQDIAAGVIFLASDASRYITGETIRIDGGMAM, from the coding sequence ATGTTTTCTTTAGAAGGAAAGTCCGTACTTGTAACCGGCGGAACCCGCGGTATCGGAAAAGCAATAGTTCTTGAACTTGCTAAAGCCGGTGCGGATGTTGCCTTTACGTATGCCCGCTCAGCTGAAGCAGCCGAAACAGTCAAAAAAGAAGTTGAGTCTTTGGGTAAAAAAGCTCTTTCCTATCAGGCGGATGCAGCAGATGCCACGCGCGCAGAAGAAGTAATTGGCGACATTGTTAAAACATGGGGTAAGCTTGATGTCCTCGTTAACAATGCCGGTATTACAAAAGACACACTCATCATGCGCATGAATGAACAGCAGTGGGATGATGTAATTACGACCAACCTGAAGAGTGTTTTTAATTACAGCAAGCATGCTGTACGTCCTTTCATGAAAGCGGGTGCAGGTTCCGTCATCAATATTGGTTCCGTTGTAGGACTGTCCGGTAACGCAGGTCAGACCAACTATGCAGCTTCTAAAGCAGGTATCATTGGTTTCAGCAAATCCCTGGCAAAAGAACTTGCAAGCCGCAATATCCGGGTTAATGTGATTGCCCCGGGCTATATCAAGACAGAAATGACCGGGCAACTTTCCGACAAAGTTATGGACAGCATTAAGGCAAGCATTCCTATGGGTGAAGCCGGTGATGTTCAGGATATTGCTGCAGGTGTGATTTTCCTTGCCAGCGACGCCAGCCGGTATATTACCGGTGAAACCATCCGCATTGACGGTGGCATGGCCATGTAG
- a CDS encoding acyl carrier protein, protein MSQDLEKKVTEIIVEKLGVDEADVVPAANFANDLGADSLDLVELIMEFEKEFDTQIPDEDSENIATVGDAIDYLKNKVQ, encoded by the coding sequence ATGTCACAAGACCTCGAAAAAAAAGTAACTGAGATCATCGTAGAAAAACTTGGCGTAGATGAAGCTGATGTTGTACCTGCAGCAAACTTCGCTAATGATCTTGGCGCAGATTCACTTGATTTGGTTGAACTGATTATGGAATTCGAAAAAGAATTTGACACTCAAATTCCTGACGAAGATTCTGAGAATATCGCAACCGTTGGTGATGCTATCGATTACCTGAAAAACAAAGTTCAGTAA
- the fabF gene encoding beta-ketoacyl-ACP synthase II produces MAERRVVVTGMGAITPIGNDLEQFWDGLKNGKSGVDYIKHFDTERFATKFAAMVNDFKPGDFIEPKAARRLDRFSQFALAASDMAIADASIDLETVDKNRVAVLVGTGIGGMDTFYKNCVAFEKMGPRGISPFFIPMLIPDIASGHISIKYGFRGPNYCAVSACATGSHNIGLAYDHIRSGQSDFAVCGGAEAPIIEMGVSGFNAIKAMSTRNDDPQTASRPFDKDRDGFVLGEGSGILFLETYESAVKRGARIYAEIVGYGFSADAHHITAPDPEGAGVMLAITQALEAANIKPEDIDHINMHGTSTPLGDIAETNSIKKVFGDHAYKINLNSTKSMTGHMLGAAGAAEAIATILALYHDLVPPTINHFNTDPLCDLNYTVNEAQDRKMNYALNNAFGFGGHNTTLVMKKFDE; encoded by the coding sequence ATGGCTGAACGCAGAGTAGTAGTTACCGGTATGGGTGCTATAACACCAATTGGTAACGATTTAGAGCAGTTTTGGGATGGTCTGAAAAACGGTAAGAGCGGTGTTGACTATATCAAACACTTCGATACCGAACGATTTGCCACCAAGTTTGCCGCAATGGTTAACGACTTCAAACCCGGTGATTTTATTGAGCCAAAAGCCGCGCGCAGGCTCGACCGGTTTTCGCAGTTCGCCCTCGCGGCTTCCGATATGGCAATTGCAGACGCTTCCATCGACCTCGAAACCGTTGACAAAAATCGGGTTGCAGTTCTTGTAGGAACAGGCATCGGTGGCATGGACACCTTTTACAAGAATTGTGTCGCCTTCGAAAAGATGGGCCCACGCGGAATATCTCCTTTTTTCATCCCCATGCTAATCCCGGATATTGCCTCCGGGCATATTTCGATTAAGTATGGATTCCGTGGTCCGAACTACTGCGCCGTTTCAGCTTGTGCAACAGGTTCACACAATATAGGACTGGCCTACGACCACATTCGGTCGGGCCAGTCTGATTTTGCTGTTTGTGGTGGTGCAGAAGCGCCCATCATTGAAATGGGAGTTTCAGGCTTTAATGCAATTAAGGCCATGTCAACCCGCAACGATGACCCGCAGACAGCTTCAAGACCTTTTGATAAAGACCGCGACGGTTTTGTCCTTGGCGAAGGTTCCGGAATCCTCTTCCTGGAAACCTATGAAAGTGCTGTCAAGCGTGGTGCCCGTATTTATGCCGAAATCGTTGGATACGGTTTCTCAGCAGATGCACACCACATTACAGCACCCGATCCGGAAGGTGCCGGTGTGATGTTAGCAATTACGCAGGCGCTGGAAGCAGCTAACATCAAGCCCGAAGACATTGATCATATCAACATGCACGGGACCTCAACCCCGCTTGGTGATATAGCGGAAACCAATTCTATTAAAAAAGTTTTCGGCGATCACGCGTACAAAATTAACCTGAATTCCACCAAGTCTATGACCGGTCACATGCTTGGTGCTGCAGGAGCCGCTGAAGCCATTGCAACCATTTTGGCGCTTTACCATGACCTTGTACCACCAACCATCAATCATTTCAATACTGACCCGCTCTGCGACCTGAATTACACCGTAAATGAAGCGCAGGACCGGAAAATGAATTATGCCCTTAACAATGCTTTTGGATTTGGTGGGCACAACACAACCCTTGTAATGAAAAAATTTGACGAGTAA
- the rnc gene encoding ribonuclease III, with the protein MLKLRKLRAYFTKKKLDSATQHKISTLEQIIGDSIQNPNIYLRALRHRSKLIEDGLEDVESYEQLEFLGDAVLDLVITEILFELYPNNNEGFMTKVRSRLVREDTLADLSRKLGFPSLIEVGKRVRGQGIELKNSVLCDIFEAVVGAVYKDLGFSASQTFIRNVYTTHINIKDVSVTQDNYKSMLLEFAQARKLSVPEYKIVSETGPDHDKTFEVNVLINGAVEGMGKAKNKKKAEQAAAKLALDKLNH; encoded by the coding sequence ATGCTGAAGCTGAGAAAACTTAGAGCTTACTTTACCAAAAAGAAGCTTGATTCAGCTACACAGCATAAAATATCTACACTTGAACAAATAATCGGGGATTCAATTCAAAACCCCAATATCTATTTGCGAGCCTTACGGCATCGCTCAAAACTCATTGAAGATGGCCTCGAAGATGTTGAGAGCTACGAACAACTTGAGTTTTTGGGCGATGCCGTTCTTGATTTGGTCATAACTGAAATACTGTTTGAGTTATATCCGAACAACAATGAAGGGTTCATGACTAAAGTCAGATCAAGGCTTGTTCGCGAAGACACCCTGGCCGATCTTTCAAGGAAACTCGGCTTCCCTTCCTTAATTGAAGTAGGCAAACGCGTCCGCGGGCAGGGAATTGAATTAAAAAACAGCGTTTTATGTGATATATTTGAGGCTGTTGTAGGCGCTGTTTATAAAGATTTGGGCTTCTCAGCTTCACAGACCTTCATCCGGAATGTTTACACGACACACATTAATATTAAGGATGTAAGCGTCACACAGGACAACTACAAAAGCATGCTTCTTGAATTTGCCCAGGCCAGGAAACTATCCGTCCCTGAATACAAAATCGTGTCTGAAACCGGACCCGATCACGACAAAACCTTCGAAGTAAATGTTCTGATTAACGGAGCCGTTGAGGGTATGGGTAAAGCAAAAAACAAGAAAAAGGCAGAACAGGCCGCAGCTAAGCTTGCCCTTGATAAACTAAATCACTAA
- a CDS encoding branched-chain amino acid aminotransferase: MSETKVTAVDQTFPVKKTTASRLQSVNFSDLRFGDVFSDHMFELIYENNSWQKGKIIPYGPVNIMPSANILHYGQGAFEGMKAFTMENGEINVFRIHDHYNRFNDSCKRLNIPSIPEETFTQAILQLVDLDREWVPSDKYKSLYLRPFVFATEEFLGLKTSTTYRFYIITGPVGNYYREGINPVKLTTMPDYVRAVKGGVGNAKVPGNYAASLYPAHVAMQQGYSQVLWLDAIERKYVEEVGAMNIFFVIDGKVSTSPLTGTILPGVTRRSVLELCKLWGLPAEERMISIDELFAAYREGRLTEAFGSGTAAVISPVGVIHHKGEVITLDTEKMGPVAERLYATITGIHHGTEEDPAGWCNII; this comes from the coding sequence ATGTCTGAAACCAAGGTAACCGCCGTAGATCAAACTTTCCCGGTTAAGAAGACAACCGCTTCCCGCCTGCAATCCGTCAACTTTAGCGACCTTCGGTTTGGTGACGTATTCAGTGATCACATGTTTGAACTGATCTATGAAAACAACAGCTGGCAAAAGGGAAAGATTATCCCCTACGGACCGGTCAACATCATGCCTTCGGCGAACATACTGCACTACGGACAGGGCGCCTTTGAAGGCATGAAGGCTTTTACCATGGAAAACGGGGAAATTAACGTCTTCAGGATTCATGACCATTACAACCGTTTTAATGACTCCTGCAAGCGACTCAACATCCCGTCCATACCGGAAGAAACCTTTACGCAAGCCATCCTGCAGCTCGTTGACCTTGACCGTGAATGGGTACCGAGTGACAAATACAAATCACTTTACCTGCGTCCTTTTGTGTTCGCAACAGAAGAGTTCCTGGGCCTTAAAACGTCTACGACCTACCGTTTCTACATCATCACTGGACCGGTCGGAAACTACTATCGGGAGGGGATTAATCCGGTTAAACTCACGACCATGCCGGACTATGTACGTGCAGTTAAAGGCGGAGTCGGTAATGCAAAAGTTCCGGGCAACTATGCCGCAAGCCTGTACCCGGCACATGTAGCTATGCAGCAAGGCTACTCGCAGGTACTTTGGCTTGATGCCATCGAGCGAAAGTATGTGGAAGAGGTCGGAGCCATGAACATCTTTTTTGTCATTGACGGCAAAGTGTCAACGTCTCCCCTTACCGGAACCATTCTGCCCGGCGTCACCCGGCGCTCAGTACTTGAACTCTGTAAACTTTGGGGCTTACCGGCTGAAGAACGAATGATTTCTATCGACGAGCTTTTTGCAGCCTATAGAGAAGGCCGATTGACCGAAGCCTTTGGTTCAGGTACAGCTGCAGTAATCTCTCCCGTTGGGGTTATTCATCATAAGGGCGAAGTTATTACGCTTGATACAGAAAAAATGGGGCCGGTCGCAGAAAGACTGTACGCAACCATCACCGGTATTCACCACGGAACAGAGGAAGACCCTGCAGGATGGTGCAACATCATTTAA
- a CDS encoding thymidylate synthase: MKAYHQLVARVLEHGVKKENRTGTDAISSFAESYRVDLSEGFPLLTTKKMMFRSIILELLWYLRGESHIRWLRDENDCHIWDAWADEEGNVGPIYPVLWRRFPFTCYEEVDFEGVGGAFKNDMPTRKEFDQIQYIIDQIKENPTSRRLVLSAWHPGLLDQMALPPCHIMAIFNITDGKLNCHLTQRSGDIALGIPFNLACYAALTMIIARQTGYEPGIFAHTIVDAHIYENHVDGLKKQLEREPFPLPTLEIADKSLDKLSLEDFTLHNYQHHEAIRFEVAV; the protein is encoded by the coding sequence ATGAAAGCATATCATCAGTTAGTAGCGCGTGTACTTGAGCACGGCGTAAAAAAAGAGAATCGAACGGGCACAGATGCCATCAGCAGCTTTGCAGAAAGCTACCGCGTTGACTTAAGTGAAGGCTTTCCCCTTCTCACGACTAAAAAGATGATGTTTCGCTCAATCATTCTGGAACTGTTATGGTATCTGCGCGGCGAAAGCCATATCAGATGGCTGCGAGATGAAAACGACTGCCATATCTGGGACGCCTGGGCCGATGAAGAAGGGAATGTAGGTCCGATTTACCCGGTACTGTGGCGGCGTTTCCCTTTTACCTGTTACGAAGAAGTTGACTTTGAAGGGGTCGGGGGTGCATTTAAAAATGATATGCCGACCCGCAAAGAGTTTGATCAGATTCAATATATCATTGATCAGATAAAAGAAAACCCGACGAGCAGAAGGCTTGTGTTAAGTGCCTGGCATCCGGGTTTGCTCGATCAGATGGCACTTCCCCCCTGCCATATCATGGCCATCTTTAATATAACCGACGGAAAGTTAAACTGTCATCTGACACAGCGATCCGGTGACATTGCGCTTGGTATTCCGTTTAATCTTGCCTGTTATGCAGCTCTTACCATGATTATAGCGAGACAGACAGGCTATGAGCCCGGCATATTTGCACATACTATAGTTGATGCTCATATTTATGAAAATCATGTGGATGGGCTTAAAAAACAACTCGAGCGTGAGCCTTTCCCACTGCCAACACTTGAAATTGCAGATAAAAGTCTTGACAAACTAAGTCTGGAAGATTTCACCCTGCACAACTATCAGCATCATGAAGCTATCCGGTTTGAAGTAGCCGTGTAA
- a CDS encoding dihydrofolate reductase: MPEFIIIAAHDPNLVIGKDGSMPWHYPDDLKHFKQTTLGSPLIMGRKTFESIGGKPLPGRPCYVLSRSKRKAEGVTFFKDFPEALLYFSQSSYERVFIAGGSVLYNQFLIMSNKMIITEIRQTYDGDTFFPEYRDQIPEKWKLISSEDRDDFVIKTYQNTQPEPYY, translated from the coding sequence ATGCCTGAATTCATCATCATCGCTGCACACGACCCAAACCTTGTGATAGGCAAGGATGGTAGTATGCCGTGGCATTATCCGGACGATTTAAAACACTTTAAGCAAACAACCCTTGGAAGTCCCCTGATTATGGGGAGAAAAACCTTTGAATCAATCGGGGGCAAACCACTGCCGGGGCGTCCATGCTACGTACTTTCAAGAAGTAAACGAAAAGCCGAAGGGGTAACTTTTTTCAAAGATTTTCCGGAAGCCCTTTTGTATTTCAGTCAGTCGTCTTACGAGCGCGTATTTATTGCGGGCGGGTCAGTACTGTACAATCAGTTTCTCATTATGAGCAATAAGATGATTATTACAGAAATCAGGCAGACCTACGATGGGGACACTTTTTTTCCGGAGTACAGGGATCAGATACCGGAAAAATGGAAGCTTATCTCTTCAGAAGACCGGGACGATTTCGTCATCAAAACCTACCAAAACACGCAACCCGAGCCATATTATTAA
- the atpC gene encoding ATP synthase F1 subunit epsilon — MIRTNIITPYGAVYEGLATGVNLPGTEGAFEVKFNHASLMSMLDIGKIIVREKGGKEEVFSVNGGFVEVNDNRVTVLAESAENVRDIDLERARVAREKATAKIKDDKAQKAAQDEVLKGELALRRAINRIKLHELKR; from the coding sequence ATGATTCGTACCAACATTATCACGCCATACGGCGCAGTTTACGAAGGACTTGCTACAGGCGTTAATCTGCCGGGCACGGAAGGTGCTTTTGAAGTGAAGTTTAATCACGCGAGCCTGATGTCTATGCTGGATATCGGCAAAATTATAGTTCGTGAGAAAGGTGGTAAAGAAGAAGTTTTTTCTGTAAATGGCGGATTTGTCGAGGTGAATGATAACCGTGTAACGGTACTGGCTGAATCAGCTGAAAACGTTCGCGACATTGATCTTGAGAGAGCACGCGTTGCACGCGAAAAAGCCACGGCCAAAATAAAAGATGACAAGGCCCAAAAAGCTGCACAGGATGAAGTCCTTAAAGGAGAACTCGCACTGCGTCGGGCCATAAACCGTATTAAACTGCATGAGCTCAAACGCTAA
- the atpD gene encoding F0F1 ATP synthase subunit beta, with the protein MNKGSVAQVIGPVVDCDFPDGQLPKILNALHIDMEDGRRLVLEVAQHLGENRVRTIAMDSTDGLVRNMEVADQGGPISMPIGEDIRGRLFNIVGEAIDGIENPKGERRSPIHKPAPDFTELSSSTEMLETGIKVVDLLCPYAKGGKIGLFGGAGVGKTVLIQELINNIAKQHGGLSVFAGVGERTREGNDLLREFIESGVINYGDAFKEGMEKGEWDLTKVDHKALQESQATLVFGQMNEPPGARARVALSGLTVAEYFRDEVSRDILLFVDNIFRFTQAGSEVSALLGRMPSAVGYQPTLASEMGALQERITSTKAGSITSVQAIYVPADDLTDPAPATTFSHLDATTVLSRQIASLGIYPAVDPLDSTSRILDPLVIGKAHYECAENVKMLLQRYKDLQDIIAILGMDELSDEDKLIVGRARRVQRFLSQPFFVAQQFTGLDGKYVKIDDTIKGFNMILNGELDHLPEGAFYLVGTIEEAMAKGEKLLAEA; encoded by the coding sequence ATGAATAAAGGATCCGTCGCTCAGGTAATTGGTCCGGTTGTCGATTGCGACTTCCCGGATGGTCAGCTTCCAAAAATTTTGAATGCGCTCCACATTGATATGGAGGATGGTCGCAGGCTCGTACTTGAGGTAGCGCAGCACCTTGGCGAAAACCGTGTTCGTACCATCGCCATGGACTCAACCGATGGCCTTGTACGCAATATGGAAGTTGCCGATCAGGGCGGCCCTATTTCAATGCCAATTGGTGAGGATATTCGCGGTCGACTGTTTAATATTGTAGGAGAAGCCATTGACGGGATTGAAAACCCTAAGGGTGAGCGCCGGTCTCCCATTCACAAGCCCGCTCCTGATTTTACCGAGCTTTCTTCAAGCACTGAGATGCTCGAAACCGGTATTAAAGTTGTTGACCTGCTCTGCCCCTATGCAAAGGGCGGGAAAATTGGTCTCTTCGGGGGTGCCGGTGTAGGTAAAACCGTACTTATTCAGGAGCTGATTAACAACATTGCGAAACAGCACGGCGGTCTTTCTGTTTTTGCCGGTGTTGGTGAGCGTACCCGTGAAGGAAATGACCTGCTTCGCGAATTTATTGAATCAGGCGTAATTAACTATGGTGATGCTTTTAAAGAGGGCATGGAAAAAGGAGAGTGGGATCTCACCAAAGTTGATCATAAGGCGCTACAGGAATCTCAGGCAACGCTTGTATTCGGTCAGATGAACGAGCCTCCGGGTGCCCGTGCTCGCGTAGCGCTTAGCGGTCTTACCGTAGCGGAGTATTTCCGCGATGAAGTGAGCCGTGACATTCTGCTCTTCGTGGATAACATCTTCCGTTTCACGCAGGCAGGTTCAGAAGTATCGGCCCTTTTGGGACGTATGCCTTCTGCGGTAGGTTATCAGCCAACCCTGGCTTCAGAGATGGGTGCGCTTCAGGAGCGGATTACTTCTACCAAAGCCGGATCGATTACATCCGTACAGGCTATTTACGTACCTGCGGATGACCTTACTGACCCCGCACCTGCAACAACCTTCTCTCACCTTGATGCTACTACGGTACTTTCGCGTCAGATTGCTTCCCTGGGTATCTATCCTGCGGTTGACCCGCTTGACTCTACGTCCCGTATCCTTGATCCGCTCGTTATCGGTAAAGCCCATTACGAGTGTGCTGAAAATGTGAAAATGCTGCTTCAGCGCTACAAAGACCTTCAGGATATCATCGCCATTCTGGGTATGGATGAGCTTTCCGATGAAGATAAACTCATCGTAGGCCGTGCACGTCGCGTGCAGCGTTTCCTGAGTCAGCCGTTTTTCGTAGCTCAGCAATTTACCGGCCTTGACGGGAAGTATGTGAAAATCGATGACACCATCAAAGGGTTCAACATGATTCTGAATGGTGAGCTCGATCATCTGCCCGAAGGTGCTTTTTATCTTGTTGGTACCATTGAAGAAGCAATGGCAAAAGGAGAGAAGCTTCTCGCGGAAGCCTGA
- the rsmB gene encoding 16S rRNA (cytosine(967)-C(5))-methyltransferase RsmB, translating to MEHLSQSRLASIRTLEKFEHSNRIDMDLLNKLNRQERQQANEYVQGILRRKSYLDFLISRYSSVDIAGMDAFFKNILRIGIYDLLFMDSTPDYAAINENVEIAKTQISARSGDLANAILRKIQRETNELPTPDMEDRTDLVATTFSHPAWLVKRWSDRFGEREAFQLMTANNQRPNYYLRANCLKTSPDTFRLRLERAGIEFEESDWLPGYFKVSTLAEVRARGWFEKGLCYVQDIAAGFAPTILDPVSGESVIDLCAAPGTKTLLLAELMENEGSLLAVDINPDRIQRIAENAERGGAKIVKIQRADATEERFKLADAVLLDAPCTGTGVLSKRADLRWRRTPEELEKAVALQEELLDAAANMVAKNGRLVYSTCSLEPEENMKQIEKFLEVYPNFELEELDDYLPEEVLSDDLKSYQTFPHLHHCDGHFGVLMKRKF from the coding sequence TTGGAACATCTAAGCCAATCACGATTAGCAAGTATCCGAACACTTGAGAAATTCGAGCATTCGAATCGTATCGACATGGATTTGCTCAATAAACTCAACAGACAGGAACGGCAGCAAGCGAACGAATATGTACAGGGTATTCTGAGACGCAAATCCTATCTGGACTTCCTTATTTCCCGCTACAGCTCGGTTGATATTGCCGGCATGGACGCTTTCTTCAAGAATATCCTCCGCATCGGGATTTATGACCTCCTTTTTATGGATTCCACGCCGGATTACGCTGCCATCAATGAAAATGTAGAGATTGCGAAAACGCAAATCAGCGCCCGCTCCGGGGACCTTGCCAATGCCATCCTCCGCAAAATTCAGCGGGAAACCAACGAACTGCCAACGCCGGATATGGAAGACCGTACCGATTTGGTTGCGACCACTTTCTCGCACCCGGCATGGCTTGTGAAACGCTGGTCGGATCGTTTTGGCGAAAGAGAAGCTTTTCAGCTCATGACCGCCAACAATCAGCGCCCCAACTACTATCTGCGGGCGAACTGCCTCAAAACTTCACCCGATACCTTCCGCCTCAGGCTGGAGCGTGCCGGCATTGAGTTTGAAGAAAGCGACTGGCTGCCCGGCTATTTTAAGGTTTCAACCCTCGCGGAAGTACGTGCAAGGGGCTGGTTTGAAAAAGGCCTGTGCTACGTACAGGATATCGCTGCCGGCTTTGCGCCCACCATCCTGGACCCCGTTTCCGGAGAATCGGTGATTGACTTGTGCGCGGCTCCGGGCACCAAAACACTCCTCCTCGCTGAGCTGATGGAAAATGAAGGCAGCTTGCTGGCCGTTGATATCAATCCCGACCGGATTCAGCGCATCGCGGAAAATGCGGAGCGCGGCGGTGCAAAAATTGTGAAAATTCAGCGGGCTGACGCCACCGAAGAGCGGTTCAAACTTGCTGACGCAGTTCTTCTCGACGCCCCCTGCACCGGCACCGGCGTGCTCTCCAAACGCGCCGACCTCCGCTGGCGCCGCACCCCCGAAGAGCTCGAAAAAGCCGTTGCGCTTCAGGAAGAACTTCTCGACGCCGCCGCCAACATGGTAGCCAAAAACGGTCGCCTCGTGTACTCGACCTGTTCGCTCGAACCCGAAGAAAACATGAAACAGATCGAAAAATTCCTCGAAGTCTATCCCAACTTTGAGCTGGAAGAACTCGACGACTACCTGCCGGAAGAAGTCCTCAGCGACGACCTCAAATCCTATCAAACCTTCCCGCACCTGCATCACTGCGACGGACACTTCGGGGTTCTGATGAAACGCAAGTTCTGA